From the Campylobacter sp. CNRCH_2014_0184h genome, one window contains:
- a CDS encoding efflux RND transporter permease subunit, producing the protein MYRFAINNPIAVLMFFIALVIFGTFSIFSMPINLYPKVDIPLIKITTTANGDLKFIESKITKEIENAISDVQGIKNINSTSYNNFSISVVEFELGKNLEVAANDIRDKLNTINLPAKPTLEKISPDAGSVVSLFLSSKDHLKLMRKIDNDIKPFLQKISGVGTINDIAFLKPQVQIKLLPNALQKYHINALDVAKIIQSHNFKQYLGEFENSKDNFTIKGYFEAQNLKELENIRIFSGIFLKDIANISYGLEDQKQFAILDTKDGVLLELNKISGYNSLKVIENIKNSLKTLQTIAGNEVEIKIVYDKSQNILKHINQVIFDMVFGVILTLLIVYVFLRNISATILAFIVLPTSIISSFFLINLLGYDINRLTIIALTLSIGIFIDDAIVIIESIAKKAKTLPPLQASFEGIKEIGFSVLSISAVLLCVFIPIAYMNSVPGLFFNVLATSVASGVIISYLVSVFLIPTLSARFLNTSESTFYKKSEFLFIKLDLFYEKLLYKVLANKIKFILSTLVVIILCFSLAPKIGLDFLPIEEDSEIQILLESKNDLSLEAMKEKSLKVYENIKQDPSVAYAYLLIGYNDAKEIKKAKIYVKLKPLNERKFRQPKLISLFQEKLNSYEDLKIKVLELPKIEGAGIEDPVQIQILGDDLKLIKEAINRMKEVFSKHEGFVVIDDNEGDLKEEIAININREKAAKLGINPQELAYVLAYSFGNLSVGNMDYKNFKDEIILSFDEAFKQNPTSLELIELKNHNNESIKLASIASFSYKKDLSLINRHNKTTSIKLTSSIENISLGEVRKIFESNLAYILGKNNLSFAYSGFLDFLDDTISGFLFSISLGMILIYLILASLYSSLILPLIIMISMPLAFGGACFGIFITGNHFSLFVLVAIILLFGMVGKNAILLVDVANKKCDEGMEVEKALIYAGKSRLRAILMTTFAMIFSMLPLALSRGSGFEGNSPMAIAIIFGLISSTLLTLLVVPALFKFAHNLDVKIKKIYQREKI; encoded by the coding sequence TTTGGTGATTTTTGGTACTTTTTCTATTTTTAGTATGCCTATTAATCTTTATCCAAAAGTAGATATTCCTTTGATTAAAATTACCACCACCGCTAATGGGGATTTAAAATTCATAGAATCTAAAATAACCAAAGAAATAGAAAATGCAATTTCAGATGTACAAGGGATAAAAAATATCAATTCTACAAGTTATAATAATTTTTCTATTTCTGTTGTTGAATTTGAACTAGGCAAAAACTTAGAAGTAGCTGCAAATGATATTAGAGATAAACTTAATACTATTAATCTTCCAGCAAAGCCAACCTTAGAAAAAATATCCCCTGATGCAGGATCTGTTGTATCATTATTTTTAAGCTCCAAAGATCATTTAAAACTTATGCGTAAGATTGACAATGATATAAAACCATTTTTACAAAAAATTTCAGGAGTTGGAACGATCAATGATATAGCCTTTTTAAAACCACAAGTTCAAATCAAACTCCTGCCTAATGCCTTGCAAAAATACCACATTAATGCACTTGATGTAGCTAAAATCATCCAAAGTCATAATTTTAAACAATATCTAGGTGAGTTTGAAAATTCAAAAGATAATTTCACCATCAAAGGATATTTTGAAGCACAAAATTTAAAAGAGTTAGAAAATATACGCATTTTTAGTGGAATATTTTTAAAAGATATAGCAAATATTAGCTATGGCTTAGAAGATCAAAAGCAGTTTGCAATACTTGATACAAAAGATGGGGTATTACTTGAGCTTAATAAAATTTCTGGTTATAACTCCTTAAAAGTTATAGAAAATATCAAAAATTCCTTAAAAACACTACAAACAATAGCAGGCAATGAGGTAGAAATTAAAATAGTTTACGATAAGAGCCAAAACATCTTAAAACATATCAATCAAGTTATTTTTGATATGGTTTTTGGCGTGATTTTAACACTTTTAATAGTGTATGTATTTTTAAGAAATATCAGTGCGACTATTTTAGCTTTTATTGTTTTACCAACTTCGATTATTTCTAGTTTTTTTCTCATTAATCTTTTAGGTTATGATATTAATCGCTTAACCATTATAGCTCTTACTTTAAGTATAGGAATTTTTATAGATGATGCTATAGTCATCATTGAAAGTATAGCCAAAAAAGCAAAAACACTTCCTCCTTTACAAGCTTCATTTGAAGGGATCAAAGAAATAGGCTTTAGCGTCTTAAGCATTAGTGCGGTTTTATTGTGTGTGTTTATACCTATTGCTTATATGAATTCAGTTCCTGGTTTATTTTTTAATGTATTAGCTACTAGCGTTGCTTCTGGTGTGATTATAAGCTATCTTGTAAGTGTATTTTTAATACCTACCTTAAGTGCTAGATTTTTAAATACTAGCGAAAGCACATTTTATAAAAAAAGTGAATTTTTATTTATAAAACTTGACTTATTTTATGAAAAGCTACTTTATAAAGTTTTAGCTAATAAAATTAAATTTATCCTATCAACGCTTGTTGTAATTATTTTATGTTTTTCTTTAGCTCCTAAAATAGGCTTGGATTTTCTACCTATAGAAGAAGATAGTGAAATACAAATTTTATTAGAAAGCAAAAACGACTTATCTTTAGAAGCTATGAAAGAAAAAAGTTTAAAAGTATATGAAAATATAAAGCAAGATCCAAGTGTTGCTTATGCATATTTACTTATAGGATATAATGACGCAAAAGAAATTAAAAAAGCAAAAATTTATGTAAAATTAAAACCTTTAAATGAAAGAAAATTCAGACAACCTAAGCTTATTAGCCTTTTTCAAGAAAAATTAAACTCCTATGAAGACTTAAAGATAAAAGTTTTAGAACTCCCTAAAATAGAAGGAGCAGGCATTGAAGATCCAGTTCAAATTCAAATTTTAGGTGATGATTTAAAGCTAATAAAAGAAGCTATTAATAGAATGAAAGAAGTGTTTTCAAAACACGAAGGCTTTGTTGTTATAGATGATAATGAAGGAGATTTAAAAGAAGAAATTGCTATTAATATCAATAGAGAAAAAGCTGCCAAACTTGGTATTAACCCTCAAGAACTTGCTTATGTCTTGGCTTATTCCTTTGGAAATTTAAGCGTTGGAAATATGGATTATAAAAATTTTAAAGATGAAATTATCCTTAGCTTTGATGAAGCTTTTAAGCAAAATCCAACTAGTTTAGAGCTAATAGAACTTAAAAATCATAACAATGAAAGTATAAAACTTGCTAGTATTGCTAGCTTTTCTTATAAAAAAGATCTTTCTTTAATTAACAGACACAATAAAACTACTAGTATAAAACTCACTTCAAGCATAGAAAACATTTCTTTGGGTGAAGTAAGAAAAATTTTTGAGTCCAATTTAGCTTATATTTTAGGAAAAAACAACCTATCTTTTGCTTATTCTGGTTTTTTGGACTTTTTAGATGATACCATTAGTGGATTTTTGTTTTCTATATCTTTGGGAATGATTTTGATTTATTTAATCCTTGCTTCTTTGTATTCAAGTTTAATACTTCCTTTAATCATCATGATAAGCATGCCTTTGGCCTTTGGTGGAGCTTGTTTTGGAATTTTTATCACAGGAAATCACTTTTCTTTATTCGTGCTTGTAGCTATTATTTTGCTTTTTGGAATGGTAGGAAAAAATGCTATATTATTAGTAGATGTAGCTAATAAAAAATGCGATGAAGGTATGGAAGTAGAAAAAGCACTAATTTATGCAGGAAAAAGTCGTTTAAGAGCCATTTTAATGACAACTTTTGCGATGATTTTTTCCATGCTTCCACTAGCACTTTCAAGGGGTTCTGGTTTTGAAGGAAATTCTCCTATGGCCATTGCTATTATATTTGGTCTTATTAGCTCAACCTTACTTACACTTTTAGTAGTGCCAGCTTTATTTAAATTTGCTCATAATTTAGATGTGAAAATTAAAAAAATCTACCAAAGAGAGAAAATTTAA
- the rplS gene encoding 50S ribosomal protein L19: protein MKNKYIEQFEQKQIEGKNVPEFRAGDTLRLAIRIKEGDKTRIQNFEGICIARRGNGVDETFIVRKIGANNVGVERIFPIYSESLESITVLRRGRVRRARLFYLRDRRGKAARIKELKK from the coding sequence ATGAAAAATAAATACATTGAGCAATTTGAGCAAAAACAAATTGAAGGTAAAAATGTTCCAGAATTTCGTGCTGGAGATACTTTAAGACTTGCTATTCGCATTAAAGAAGGCGATAAAACAAGAATTCAAAATTTTGAAGGTATTTGTATAGCACGTAGAGGAAATGGTGTAGATGAAACTTTCATCGTACGTAAAATCGGTGCTAACAATGTAGGCGTTGAAAGAATTTTTCCTATTTATAGTGAAAGTTTAGAAAGTATTACAGTATTAAGAAGAGGTCGTGTACGCCGTGCTAGATTATTCTACCTAAGAGATAGAAGAGGTAAGGCTGCTCGTATTAAAGAACTTAAAAAATAA
- a CDS encoding class II 3-deoxy-7-phosphoheptulonate synthase: MKWTKDSWKNYKIQQQPQYPDENELQDVVKKLEKLPPLVFAGEVDKLKKSLANVVNSQAFLLQGGDCAESFVNFGADNIRDMFKIMLQMAIVLTFAGSCPIVKVGRVAGQFAKPRSSDFEEIEGVKLPSYRGDIINGFEFNEKSRIADPKRMLEAYYQSATTLNLLRAFSRGGLADLRVVHKWNLGFLKKAELGRKYDELSEKITQALAFMHACGITDTPNLSQTAFYTSHEALLLPYEEALTRVDSLSGEIYDCSAHMLWIGERTRKADEAHVHFLSGVKNPLGVKLSANYDLDEIKKLVSILNPHNEAGRLNFIIRMGCDKIENALPKLFKELKQEGFNILYSIDPMHANTVKSGNFKTREFDKIIQEVRAFFEIAMSEGVYPGGVHLEMTGQNVTECVGGSLNITQEELSKRYETQCDPRLNADQALELAFIIADLVKKARKC; encoded by the coding sequence ATGAAATGGACTAAAGATTCTTGGAAAAATTATAAAATTCAGCAACAACCACAATATCCTGATGAAAATGAATTACAAGATGTTGTTAAAAAATTAGAAAAATTACCACCGCTTGTTTTTGCAGGTGAGGTGGATAAATTAAAAAAATCCCTTGCTAATGTTGTAAATTCACAAGCATTTTTACTCCAAGGAGGAGATTGTGCGGAGAGTTTTGTAAATTTTGGCGCTGATAATATAAGAGATATGTTTAAAATTATGCTTCAAATGGCTATAGTGCTTACTTTTGCAGGATCTTGTCCCATCGTTAAAGTAGGGCGCGTTGCAGGACAATTTGCAAAGCCAAGAAGTAGTGATTTTGAAGAAATTGAAGGAGTAAAGCTTCCAAGTTATCGCGGGGATATTATTAATGGTTTTGAATTTAATGAAAAATCAAGAATAGCTGATCCTAAAAGAATGCTAGAAGCATATTATCAAAGTGCTACAACTTTAAATTTATTAAGAGCTTTTTCAAGAGGTGGTTTAGCGGATTTAAGAGTAGTGCATAAGTGGAATTTGGGTTTTTTAAAAAAAGCAGAGCTTGGGAGAAAATATGATGAACTTAGTGAAAAAATCACTCAAGCCTTAGCCTTTATGCATGCTTGTGGTATCACCGATACTCCAAATCTTTCTCAAACAGCCTTTTATACTTCTCATGAAGCCTTGCTTTTACCTTATGAAGAAGCTTTGACTAGGGTAGATAGTTTAAGTGGGGAAATTTATGATTGTTCGGCGCATATGCTTTGGATAGGTGAGCGTACTAGAAAAGCAGATGAAGCACATGTGCATTTTTTAAGTGGAGTGAAAAATCCACTTGGTGTTAAACTTAGTGCTAATTATGATTTAGATGAGATTAAAAAGCTAGTAAGTATTTTAAATCCGCATAATGAAGCAGGAAGATTAAATTTCATCATTCGTATGGGATGTGATAAGATAGAAAATGCCTTGCCAAAATTATTTAAAGAGTTAAAACAAGAAGGATTTAATATACTTTATAGCATAGATCCTATGCATGCAAACACAGTTAAATCAGGTAATTTTAAAACAAGAGAATTTGATAAAATCATTCAAGAAGTGCGTGCGTTTTTTGAAATAGCTATGAGTGAGGGAGTATATCCTGGTGGGGTACATTTGGAAATGACAGGGCAAAATGTAACTGAATGTGTAGGAGGCTCTTTAAATATCACTCAAGAAGAACTTTCTAAACGTTATGAAACACAATGTGATCCAAGATTAAATGCCGATCAAGCTTTAGAATTAGCATTTATCATAGCAGACTTAGTTAAAAAGGCAAGAAAATGTTAA
- the trmD gene encoding tRNA (guanosine(37)-N1)-methyltransferase TrmD, translated as MKYTFVSLFPELIEPYFQTSILARAKEKGILEFAFVNPRNFTTNKHFKVDDYKIGGGAGLLLQAQPLYDCLRHIKKQDKNVHFVFLLPCAKTFKQTDAKRLSKKDHICFVSSRYEGLDERIVEEFANEVFSIGDFILTGGELASLVMCDAISRNIQDVLGNSESLSEESFENDLLEAPSFSKPFIFEKENKKFYVPSEFLKGNHAKITALKTTLASCKTKYFRPDLYQKHERKF; from the coding sequence ATGAAATATACTTTTGTAAGTTTATTCCCAGAGCTTATTGAACCTTATTTTCAAACTTCTATTTTAGCAAGAGCAAAAGAAAAAGGGATATTAGAATTTGCTTTTGTTAATCCTAGAAATTTTACCACAAACAAGCACTTTAAAGTAGATGATTATAAAATAGGAGGAGGTGCAGGGCTTTTATTACAAGCTCAGCCTTTGTATGATTGCTTAAGACATATTAAAAAGCAAGATAAAAATGTTCATTTTGTTTTTCTTTTGCCTTGCGCTAAGACTTTTAAACAAACTGATGCTAAAAGATTAAGTAAGAAAGATCATATTTGCTTTGTAAGTAGTAGATATGAGGGTTTGGATGAGCGCATTGTGGAAGAATTTGCTAATGAGGTATTTTCTATAGGTGATTTTATACTTACAGGTGGAGAGTTAGCGTCTTTGGTGATGTGTGATGCTATTAGCAGAAATATTCAAGATGTTCTTGGAAATAGCGAAAGCTTAAGTGAAGAAAGTTTTGAAAATGACTTATTGGAAGCCCCATCGTTTTCCAAACCTTTTATTTTTGAAAAGGAAAATAAAAAATTTTATGTGCCTTCAGAGTTTTTAAAGGGAAATCACGCTAAAATCACAGCTTTAAAAACTACTTTGGCGTCTTGCAAAACGAAATATTTTCGTCCTGATTTGTATCAAAAGCATGAACGCAAATTTTAA
- a CDS encoding KH domain-containing protein, giving the protein MVENFLREYAKLIVDFPEKVDIQRQNLENNFAEIIIYVDPSDTGKLIGKNGKLINAIKTVIMAYKVKDATSYRITVKAIEE; this is encoded by the coding sequence ATGGTTGAAAATTTTTTAAGAGAATACGCAAAATTAATTGTTGATTTTCCTGAAAAAGTTGATATACAAAGACAAAATTTAGAAAACAATTTTGCTGAAATTATCATTTATGTCGATCCATCTGATACTGGTAAGTTGATCGGAAAAAATGGAAAATTAATCAACGCAATAAAAACAGTCATTATGGCTTATAAAGTTAAAGATGCAACTTCATATCGTATAACGGTAAAAGCCATTGAAGAATGA
- a CDS encoding Spx/MgsR family RNA polymerase-binding regulatory protein, producing the protein MLKFYGIKNCNSVKKAMDYLNSKQIEFEFLDIKKLDEETLDFWLSKRSVLELVNTAGMSARKLGLNKEKLQNLNQDEIKAMILESPTLIKRPLIVKDDEVFIAKEYESF; encoded by the coding sequence ATGTTAAAATTTTATGGTATTAAAAATTGTAATAGTGTTAAAAAAGCTATGGATTATTTAAATTCTAAGCAAATTGAATTTGAATTTTTAGATATTAAAAAGCTAGATGAGGAAACTTTAGATTTTTGGCTTAGCAAAAGAAGTGTTTTAGAGCTTGTAAATACAGCGGGTATGAGTGCTAGAAAATTAGGCTTAAATAAAGAAAAACTTCAAAATTTAAACCAAGATGAAATTAAAGCAATGATTTTAGAAAGTCCAACACTCATAAAACGCCCATTAATTGTAAAAGATGATGAAGTTTTTATAGCTAAAGAATATGAGAGTTTTTAA
- a CDS encoding cupin domain-containing protein — MKFRTQIYEVISWEQEIQNSINISKKIENAYAKEICITMSKDSFMKDHKAPFDITIQVLKGSIDFGVLNQKILLKTLDSVSLKAHEIHNLLALEDSIVRLTLYKQDSLERIKSVLKS; from the coding sequence GTGAAATTTAGAACTCAAATATATGAAGTAATTTCCTGGGAACAAGAAATTCAAAACAGCATAAATATATCTAAGAAAATAGAAAATGCTTATGCTAAAGAAATCTGCATAACTATGTCAAAAGATAGCTTTATGAAAGATCATAAAGCGCCTTTTGATATTACCATACAAGTATTAAAAGGCTCCATTGATTTTGGAGTTTTAAACCAAAAAATTCTACTTAAAACACTGGATAGTGTAAGTTTAAAAGCTCATGAAATCCATAATCTTTTAGCGTTAGAAGATTCTATAGTGCGCTTAACTTTATATAAGCAAGATAGTCTTGAACGCATTAAAAGTGTTTTAAAATCTTAA
- the rpsP gene encoding 30S ribosomal protein S16: MTVIRLTKMGRKKRPFYRIVVTDSRKRRDGSWIESIGYYNPMVEPEVVKFDAERLAYWKSVGAKLSDRVAAITSK; encoded by the coding sequence ATGACAGTAATCAGACTTACAAAAATGGGACGTAAAAAAAGACCATTTTATCGTATAGTTGTAACTGATAGTAGAAAAAGACGCGATGGTAGTTGGATAGAAAGCATTGGATATTACAATCCTATGGTTGAACCTGAAGTGGTAAAATTTGATGCTGAGCGTTTAGCTTATTGGAAAAGCGTAGGTGCTAAATTAAGCGATAGAGTAGCAGCTATTACAAGCAAATAA
- the ffh gene encoding signal recognition particle protein produces MFEIVSESFKSAVNKLRFVDDEKALKNALDTLKKALLKADVHHKVTKELLTLVENDVKTNGIGQKQFLDSIKKNLEEILSVKGKNQGFVFASKPPTVVLMCGLQGGGKTTTTVKIANYLKLRNKKVLIAACDLQRLAAVEQLRQLTQANELDLFFIENESNPLNVAKQALEKAKNSMYDVLLVDTAGRLAIDTALMSELKDVKAILNPDEVFYVADAMSGQDGVKTASSFNEALEITGVILSKFDADTKGGVALGIAKQIGVPLRFIGVGEKVADLEVFIPDRIVNRIMGEGDLATLAEKTAAIIDEKEAKKLNKKIKKGEFNFNDFLNQMESVKKLGSMKSIIGMIPGLSSMAANIKDIDLDNSREIIHIKAMISSMTPKERENPDLLNNARKRRIAEGAGLSQMEVNRFLKQFSNAAKLAKKFSNKKGMENFMNMLQQAKRPQ; encoded by the coding sequence GTGTTTGAAATAGTTAGTGAGTCGTTTAAATCCGCAGTTAATAAACTTCGTTTTGTTGATGATGAAAAAGCTTTAAAAAACGCTCTTGACACTTTAAAAAAAGCCCTTTTAAAAGCAGATGTACATCATAAAGTTACTAAAGAATTACTTACTTTAGTAGAAAATGATGTGAAAACTAATGGCATAGGTCAAAAACAATTTTTAGATTCAATTAAGAAAAATTTAGAAGAAATTCTTAGTGTTAAAGGTAAAAATCAAGGTTTTGTATTTGCTAGTAAGCCACCTACGGTTGTTTTGATGTGTGGTTTACAAGGTGGCGGTAAAACTACTACTACGGTAAAAATTGCTAATTATTTAAAGTTAAGAAATAAAAAAGTACTAATTGCTGCATGTGATTTACAAAGATTAGCTGCAGTAGAACAGCTAAGACAACTCACTCAAGCTAATGAGCTCGATTTATTTTTCATAGAAAATGAAAGTAATCCTTTAAATGTTGCTAAACAAGCTTTAGAAAAAGCAAAAAATTCTATGTATGATGTTTTGCTTGTAGATACTGCTGGCCGTTTAGCAATCGATACGGCTTTGATGAGTGAGCTTAAAGATGTAAAAGCTATTTTAAATCCTGATGAAGTATTTTATGTAGCTGATGCTATGAGTGGTCAAGATGGAGTTAAAACAGCAAGTAGCTTTAATGAGGCTTTAGAAATTACAGGGGTTATTTTAAGTAAATTTGATGCAGATACTAAAGGTGGTGTTGCGCTAGGCATAGCAAAACAAATTGGTGTGCCTTTAAGATTTATTGGTGTTGGTGAGAAAGTAGCTGATTTAGAAGTATTTATCCCTGATAGAATTGTTAATCGTATCATGGGCGAGGGTGATTTAGCGACTTTGGCTGAAAAAACCGCAGCTATTATTGATGAAAAAGAAGCAAAAAAACTTAATAAGAAAATTAAAAAAGGTGAATTTAATTTTAATGACTTTTTAAATCAAATGGAAAGTGTTAAAAAACTTGGTAGTATGAAATCAATCATTGGCATGATACCTGGTTTATCGTCCATGGCAGCAAATATTAAAGATATTGATTTGGATAATTCTAGAGAAATTATTCATATTAAAGCAATGATTTCATCAATGACGCCAAAAGAAAGAGAAAATCCTGATTTGTTAAACAATGCAAGAAAGCGTCGTATTGCAGAGGGGGCTGGTTTATCTCAAATGGAAGTAAATCGCTTTTTAAAACAATTTAGCAATGCAGCTAAGTTGGCAAAGAAATTTTCAAACAAAAAAGGAATGGAAAACTTTATGAATATGTTGCAACAAGCTAAAAGACCGCAATAA
- the rimM gene encoding ribosome maturation factor RimM (Essential for efficient processing of 16S rRNA) — MKNDLVQVAKLGKSVGLKGYVRLHNLSDFYEQFKIGAKFFDINQKIYTIKAFDKTRSLVLFEDFESVEAAKTLTNITLFQTIEATKETCKLKKDEYFYFDIIGCDIIENEQKLGVVEDILENGAGFLFCIKCDEKLQTKVKNFYIPYVDKYIQKVDVENKKIFTRSALDILENS, encoded by the coding sequence TTGAAGAATGATTTAGTCCAAGTTGCTAAACTTGGGAAAAGTGTTGGTTTAAAAGGTTATGTAAGATTACATAATCTTAGTGATTTTTATGAGCAGTTTAAAATAGGTGCTAAATTTTTTGATATTAATCAAAAAATTTACACCATAAAGGCTTTTGATAAAACTAGATCTTTAGTTTTATTTGAAGATTTTGAGAGTGTTGAAGCTGCCAAAACCTTAACTAATATTACTCTTTTTCAAACTATTGAAGCTACAAAAGAAACTTGTAAATTAAAAAAAGATGAGTATTTTTATTTTGATATAATTGGATGTGATATTATTGAAAATGAGCAAAAATTAGGTGTAGTTGAAGACATTTTAGAAAATGGAGCAGGATTTTTATTTTGTATAAAATGTGATGAAAAACTACAGACAAAGGTTAAAAACTTTTATATTCCTTATGTTGATAAATATATTCAAAAAGTTGATGTAGAAAATAAAAAAATATTCACACGATCTGCTTTAGATATTTTAGAAAATTCATGA